One Paramisgurnus dabryanus chromosome 9, PD_genome_1.1, whole genome shotgun sequence genomic window, gctacggtagctgccaccggacaaacatgtcatcgtcggagacaacttagtaaaaaaattgtccgttaagggcttctgtagaaaaatggcggcacaaattggcgacttccatgtaaggggaccctcagtgtatgtagataaaaaggtcttgttctaaggtaataaaaacataatggttcattatgaaaggtctttatacacccctgataatatagttttgtatattattttgcatttctgtcaagagatcctactaaaaattacacactgcacctttagaATAAGCTGTGAAACGTTATACACTTCAATTCAACTCAAttttgcattgtgggatatcgTACATATGATTGTATAGAGGGACATCCAAGATATGCATACTGTCCATAGATATACTTAAAAGTATGCATACTAGTTCTGTCAAAAGTTGTAGGTggatttaaaacaacaaactgcacaatGAATATAAATGCAGTCTTGTGTTGTGTTGGTCTATCCAGCTGTGTGATGTTTTAATGAGACAGATGGGTGTTAATATGAGTCTGTGTTTTCCAGCTGTGTTCTCTGTAAGTAGATCTGTTTGAATAAGAGCAAGTTGTCAGGATGAGGATGTTAACCAGCAGTCttaattgtttatttggttCCTCCAGTTTTTCTTAGAGAAGCGACAGAGACCGCTAGTCTGAGCAGACAGGAGACCATCGATTGCTTCACCATTTGTTCGTTCTGCATCACGAATGTGTGTTACGACTCGGGACGTGTAAATTATTTCGTTCAGCATCTCCGTCCTCAGGTTATGCAGTTCAGCATTTGTTTCTGAGATCCTGACTTTATTAAAAACGACTCTTTGTGTGAATCTGTGTTTGTAAGTGAAACTGTAAGAACACAGCGTTTCAGATCGAGTTAAACAATGAGTTTATTTTTTCTGTACTAAAGCTGCAGAATGCAGGAGATGAGTGTTTTATACAAtgtaaaaattacaaaatacATTCTTTATATTCACTTTTCAGTCCTCACTTGATGAAATATGAATTCTGGAGTTGACTAGATGTTTTCGATGTTGATGATGTATATTCTTGTTATGAATATGAATTTCTGTGTAAATAGTGTAAAAACTCAATGCAGTTCATTTCAATTGCACAGTTatgtttttcaaatatatttacagAAAAATGTGTTGTATTGTTGTTAGGTCTTTACTGCGCTATAAAACATTAAATCCCCCATGAATCTATGATGATCTGATGCAGGGATATAGACTTTGCAAATTGTTCTCCGTTTTAAAGGCTTGTAACAATTTCACATGATCTAAGAAATTATTACAGTACTCTATCTATTGACAGGACTGTACTACTTAGTTAGTTTCACATCAAATTAAACATGATGTAGACTTTCAGACCTTTATAAATGTGTGCAAACATTTAGCACCTTTGAGACTTAGCTGAAAATTAATCGCATTCATGAATCAATTCATTTTCAGGATAATCCTTCTGGTTAGATCTTACTTTTCTGTCCTTTACAATATGTACACAGTGTAAATCATCCACAGCTGTCCTTGGATGGACAATATCTTCCTGCGGCTCAATAAAAGTCTTTGAGTTTTACACCAGCTAAACTAAACCATCTGACTCTGGGTCACCATGGTTACGCTTCCCAGTCATCTTCATCTGCAGCTGGTTGCTGTGGTGCTGGAAGGGGCGGGATCACATCTGACATCCTGGCAAACGCTCCACCCGTGCCGGCGGGTGCTTCTGATGAGTCTCCGGCCCCTGGACCCTTCCCAGAGATACCTGTCAGATATTTACAGGAAAACATTAGCAATGGGAAACTAAAACTGAagtcatgattttattttgatgaagcaATTTCATAAGGTACAATAACATACAGATCAACTCTATAAggatttttcactttttttgtcAGCAGAATCCCCTTGACCTAAATGATTAAATTGAAGCACCCAATGAGATTTCAAGTCGCAAATTttgcatgcaaatatttttttgttttaaagttttatcAGTAGTATTTTACGTTGctattgttattattacctgtcaaatgcaatgtaaaaaaattgcacttaaatgtttaagtttaaagAACTTAAATTAATAAGTCATTGCAACTTTTTTGTCTAGTTACAATTTGCTATGAAttctaaaaataaagttgtaagaACTTaacattcaatttaatttttttatttatacttctcactagtcaaaaaagtttaaatgacttaattcaagttgtttaatattaaacatttaagtgcaacaattCTTACAGtcttgtttttacttttttttattggtACGTAAAACATCTCTGTCCATTTTGCATTCTCCAGTTTTTGATAtattggccctcatttatcattcttgcgtagaaacgggcgtatatgttggcgtaagattatgcttacactcctctcaccgcctgatttatgaaactgtgcgtaccgttgatattcaggtgtacgcaatatctgcccttcataaatgccgcggccgaaaacgagcgtcattagaataacaagcccatataaattcaagtctccgcctcccccacgccctcattttacgccattgacacacgaaagacggcaaagaagagaatccggggaagtgaaaagaaacaaaattgttttatttggcagtttaaaaagtgggattaaagacacattaataattggatgacaatttgtaatattcttattattatttttattattaattgatattaagaagaataattatttattattattattatttactgttgcctacatctaaattctatgtctgcttaatggttcagttaatttttttttatataatattttaaaatgatgtagtaacttttgtagtgtgttgttctgtatttacatacagttgtttggtagctgtatcttagatccagtttgatacggagctccggatataattcaaattaacaattttgtttccacgacatccacatgttttagctaagctaattcataatttgaagtaataataattgtaatagtaattacgaaatattctaaatattataataattaattccaaggaacaaacagttgaatattgggaacaaattctaaatttatggccatactttagactaaataagaaaaagaagtgtccatagcataaaaaattattcgtggccataattttgtccgcatgtcatcatgatcggatttacggctccattcaacacaagcattttaccttacctcatctgtatttatttatcatcgaatggtacgtaactagcttaccttttattgcattaccatgttttcgtagcacatccttgtgctttcttgcaatgtgccgcttcagattccaggaagaatatttgctaactctttacagtctctccgcagtccctttcaattttttcttcctgctcaatcttaactttgatttttactttacatttatgtataaggcttgaattccataacttattgctagatgtttttacagattctcgaaccagcaaattatcaaagggcgttctgggttcaacgagcggtgctgagggAGCAGAATTTTCGGaaaggcgctttgatggtaatattaccgcaccgctcaacgctCCGCTCCCACTGAGCTCCGTTCACTTGCTCGCTCTGAAACATCAGGTAAAGCGcacaggctctcaactgaaggaatacatatgcatacaaatcaaatgctttggtaaagtctcacaaattaaacattgaacattgttgcataaaaataaacactgaagtttataattactatgttttttacagtgggtcataatatatcatatatttagtTTGTCAGTATGTTTTGTGGCGTTAGGAAgtttttgcgcatttctgcactaactcaaaatgtgcgtacaccacctcctgagctggcgtaggatttgagcgtgccgtacgccaatgtccatattgataaatctcaaagtcaccgtggttttgggtgtacgcaagGTGTACggtggaaatttggtgtacgcacttttgataaatgagggccattgtatatagacggtttcatcggacacacGTGCGCTGACGGGATACACATCTGGaaccgaactttacttccggtttcgtttttttaatgggctgactagttgctaaactgatctcttgaacaaatgccttgtcgaaaataacaaatgttttggtttcctatgtatactacgtttaaagaactttgttgttatttattcttagtggggtttaccagaagttacgtgcggaccacgacagccacttgtttatgtttttactgctgaaaccgtgtTGTATAATGGTCACATGTCATTAAGATTAAACTAACTTATACATACAAACTGTGTGTGTTAGTATATGAAGTGTTTTACTAagcttttaattaaaaaaaattcaacgcACGAACCCAAATTTGTGTGTGAGATGTGGGTACGGACGACTTTAcgaacaaatcatgattcaacaaaaacttttatacaAATATTTCTTCTAAATGCATGCAAAAATGTAAGAACAACTTAAATCACATGTAcaaaataatcatgaacaaggaaaaaaatatatataacacacatatatatatatagatagataaataaataaaggctggatttacttaaaaatatagagCATCattattacatacatttttttaagtaagtatTACACAGAATTTCAAGCGATTTATGCAATTGCTTCAAATTTCAAgtaaaacttattttaaaaaagtggatgcactatatttttaaatccagcctttattttttttacagtgcactagAAAACTGGCTGCAATTCAATCTGTGTaaagaagtgtgtgtgtgttatttgcTCCTGCACCAGCAGGTGGCTCACGTGGGTCATCAATGGGTGCATTTCCATTAGCCTTCAAATTACACAAATTGATATTGCGAATTGAAAATATAGCCAATGAAAACAAGGCCAATGGAAATTGAAGTGTTTTCATTGGCCATATTTTCAATTCGTAAtatcaatttgcgcaatttgaagggtaatgcTACTGACAACCGAAACAGGAACTACTGTACAGTCAAGCAGTACATGAGTGTTATTATACCAAAATAactatttatttcattttaaattaaaccatTGTAATTCTGAAACGATTCccattttttacaaaatgtaactgtaatctaattactatgtttttacatAGTTACTAGTCTTTTGTATCCTGATTACTTAAACCCATTACATGTAATCCGTTACTCCCCAACCCTGTTTAAATGTGATTATAAAAGTGCAACAGGCCCGTTTCAGACTTACCTTTCCTACGCATGGCCAACTTATTAAAGAGATCAGACATGAGGTCTCCACCACTGACCGCTGCTCCAACTGAAAGATTTAAGATGAAGGTTagttaaatgttttatatgtgAATTCTGTGAATGTCTTTTGTTTAACACTTGCGTTTCATGGAAAATGATAAACATTGCGTTACACTGAAGAAATAAGCGAGAAAAGATTGATTTAGAAGTAACTTCTTCAGCATGGCATTTACCTTTGTGCAAGGTCTAAATCATTAGTAATTACTTCGAAGAGATCGTAAATGGTAATAAAAACTTAGATCAAGactttcatatttaaagtttttgttttgcaAACAATTAAATATTAGAACAAATGTCAAACAGATTTAAAACGGCTTAATGGGGCAACTTTAATGAAAGTAGATTTCTCATTTGACCTTTCCAAATACCACAGCATTTAACCGTATGCAGCAATGCTAAGACAAAAATTAACTCCTTATgtattaatacattttgttattattataaatatatatatccaTAGTAAAGAGTAGTGTTTTTATTGAAATCCCTTACTCTTAGTATGAGTTAAAGTGTAGAGAGGAGCAGCACTAATGAGTTTCTTAAACTAATAACAGCTATTAACAGCCTTTAATTACAGACACACCGTCTAATAGTACACTGCATGCTTTTAATGCTACACCCCGAACTTCTGACCTTGCTCTTGTTCCTTCTGTTTCTTCTTCTCCATTTTGCGCTCCTTCACGTTACGGAGTTTGGCTCTGCCGATGCCGCCGGCATTCCGGATCGACTCGAGCAGACTGGCTCGTCCGTCAGATGGCTGGACCACTTCATTGGGGGCACCTTTCACCACACCTACCCCAAACAAATTTTTATATCTTTGAAGGTTGAGGCTTCTGTGGCATCATAGCTTTAATAACTATAACAACGACTAATAGCAGATGTGGGAGTGTTTAGGAAACTTTGCAATTGCAGAAATTAAACACCAGTCTTACCTGTGGGCGGAGCTTGACCTGTGCTGTCTGGTGCAGGTGGAGGCGGGGGCGGAGGGGGGCCGGCAGGAGAGGATCCAGGGGGCGGTGCTGACACATGGATGGGCTCTGGTGGGGGAGGTGGAGGAGGAGGTGGAGGAGGAGCTTCAAGTCTAAAATGAGAGtcttaagaaaaacaaaattcAAATGTAAAACAGACCAAGTAGTTCTCAAAGTAACACTATGTTGGTTTAAATCTTACCGGATCCACTAGACTCGTCGTGCTCGGTCCCAAATGATGGGAGCTCTGGGATGCTGGTACTGGAAGGAACGGATGGGGCGAACCCCGGGCCGAGGTCGGCGCTGTACATGAGGTCATCTGCGATGCCGGGCAGGTCAGGCAGGTAGGATGGCACATCGATCTCTGGCACTTGACCCAGATCTGGCACATAAAAATAATTCTCTGCGGTCTGAAAGAGAGCATGTAAAAGAGACGGCTTAATGTCTGATAATCTATTAACTGAAGTGAATCTTTATACTGTGAGTGTTATTGTGGGCTGCAAGATATTGAGATTTATATTGACCAACATACATCTTTCTGGTTTAAGGAAGCTTTAGGGTGCATTTACACCAGACTCAAATGAAgcgttaagtcaatgcaaagacgcgatatACATCCTGCGGTGCGATTCGTGCGAATGACACAATGTGAATTGAGTGTTTTATGCGCAGATCACGTGAggtgaaaaatctgaactttggcagaCATTCGCACCGCGTTAACTAAAAaggagcttgctgtagtagtgacgtgattaaaACGTAGCGAGTGGAGGCAGAAATACGAAACAACAATGAAGGAAAAATCATCGTCGCTGTATGTGGACACGTAAAGGTAAGTCTGGCAAATTAAGTGTATTTGCATAACACGAATTACACACACGAATAACGCACGCATATGATGCGAATTACGTGCACAAATGGTGCGAATAACGCGCGCAAATTATGCAAATTACGAGTGAATTTTCGCATGCAAATTTCACACGCAAATGattcacatttcaaaatgacaCACATTTCACGCgcaaatgacgcaaatttcatgcgcaaatgacgcaaatttcacgcgcaaatgacgcaaatttcacGCGCAAATGGTGGGAATTTTACACGCAAATGATACACATTTCAAAATGACGCGAATTTCACGCGtaaatgacgcaaatttcacGCGCAAATGACGTAAATTTCACGTGCAAATGATGCACATTTCATTCGCAAATTTCACGTgcaaattaaatgaatttcacgCGCAAATGATGCACATTTCATTCGCAAATTTCACGTGCACATGACGCAAGTTAACTCAAAATCTTCAAGCTTTCAACTACGCATGAATAGCGTGATTTATTCGCTTGattcgcatctggtgtgaacgcacattCCCACTCTCTGACTCAACATCTGCTATCTGcattaacttaaaactttaacTACACATCATTTTATTGATATTCCCATTTTCGGCACATCTTTCATCCCTGGTTATAAGTGTAATTCAACCGTTGAGAGCTCAAAACCTCACCTGTCTCTCAAGCTGCTCTCTCTTGGTGATTGACAGCGGTGCGTCAAACGGTTTGTCCTCCTTTTCAGTTTTTAACGTGGTGTGTGTTTTAGTCACAGCGCCAGCCAGAGGGTCTAGAAACACGTATTTCTTATAGCTATACACGAGAAAACACACAATGATGATTATATTAATGCCAATAAGGTTGCATTGCCTAGCCGACAACACTAAGTAAATATgtgtaggtgtgtgtgtgtgtgtgtactcaCAGGTTTTCTGTGGTGTTGAACAGCAATAAGGAGCTGACAGAGTTTACATTTCTCGGCAAACTTCCCAAACCCTCTTCTTTTTCATCCTCAGAGCGCTGCTTACTGTTCACGTACACTGGCAAATACATTGACTTCTCctacaaaacacacaaatacactAGAAAAATAACAAGGAGGGAAAAGAAATTGGAGGGATTGGAGAAGGAGTTTAATACCTATTCACCTTTAGGGCCTTGTCATCCAGTGGGCGGAGCTTGCTCTCAACTTTAAAGCGAGGCCGTTTTTGGGAGGCGGGATCAACAGCACCGGTGAAAATGGAAGAATAATCCTGCAGTTTTTCTGGAGCGGGATATTTGGCACTGGAGAAGacctacacaaacacacattacaACACAAACACTTATTATCTTTAAACAATCTCACAATGAAAAAGTCTTAAAAGTCCCAAGATTATAAACTTCAGTAAGCATCATTTTCTTCATTCAGATTTTTTCCTTTTAAAGTGAAATCTGACTCCTGAAAGGTTTGACGATACCCCTACATCACATGACAGTTACACAGTTACAGTGgcccaaaatatttttcttccATGCTGTTTAAACTCTCGCTGTGAGACTGACTCACTGTCAGCGTCTTTGTGTGTATCATTGGGGTTTCATCACCTTTGTGGCTTTCTTGCTTCCTTTGATCTTCTGGACTCTGGCCTGAGCCAGTTTGATCCTGTCTGTGACGGACTGAAGATGGGCACGGTTTTTCTCCACACTTTGGGACACCCTAACAaagttaaattaaatgaaaaaggTGAGCATTATATAAGGGCAATTCCTGTGACTCCAGCTGTTGTCAATGAGGAACCTCAACGAACTAACTGTCTTCTTTGTACATCAATGTTGTCTTTGTAAGATAATAAATGACCTCCAGTTATTATCAGATTTGTTTCATGTTGCCACAATATAAtgcttatttaaaacaaatgtttaactttacgGAATTGTTGCTTAAATATTTTGACAACTGTGCCCGCTTTCTGATAAACAGTAAAGTAAAACTATTGACCACACCTTTTATCTATAAAATCTATAAACAGCATTGTCAAAGTATAAAACACTTAATAATGCATAAAGCACATTTTGTTTTCAGGTGTTTCTACATTGAATTTTCAGCACAATTGTGTAAAATGCGCCTGTCTCATTTTCCATCACCGGTATACTTCTACATTTCAGTTGATACGgtataaaatgatataaataaaatgatatttattgatctataatttttatttagccttcatacaaatgtaaatgtaaattcacTGTCAAATAAACCAACCTTAAGGCTCACCCTTAATATTAATAAGGAGCACCTGAATGTCAGTCAGTAATAAATATTTACTTTCATAGTTTTGATCAATTTGCTAttatatgtgaaaaaatataaataaaaaggcACATGGTTGCTTCGCTACAAAAGACGCCACGGGAGCGCGCTTTGAAAGGAAGAAGCGCTTTGACCCCGCGTGGTTTAACATGCTTTAAGACATGACATCAAGTGAACAGCCATGGTGACGGGACACTGTAATGTAAATCGAAATATcggaaatgtgtttagaaaccatATTCACCGTTATTGGGGAAAAATATACAgcgaaatatatttatattgaatTATTATCGAGCCTTATTATATTGATATCTATTAAAAAATGgtgtttaaaaaacattactatATGCCAAAGTCATCTTGTATCTTGCTTTTAtagtattgtttattttgttggccACTAAATTATACTCAAAACACAAGAGTAGGGAGGCAAAGAGCGAGCCAGTGTAATTCTTAAAGCTAATTTTTAAATGGCTGCTGAATTATTTACAATATTATCACATATTGAGATTGGGAGCATTAAAGTTTAACTTCACATTGACTTCAATCTtggacatgatcttactcagtcaacattaaataaatcaattatgtttttacagaatgtttgTTATTCAGGATGATTTTAGGTAAAAAAGTACACAG contains:
- the wash1 gene encoding WASH complex subunit 1; translation: MVRMTQKRHLEGQVYSVPLIQSDLRREEAVHQITEALQYLETISTDIFTRVSQSVEKNRAHLQSVTDRIKLAQARVQKIKGSKKATKVFSSAKYPAPEKLQDYSSIFTGAVDPASQKRPRFKVESKLRPLDDKALKEKSMYLPVYVNSKQRSEDEKEEGLGSLPRNVNSVSSLLLFNTTENLYKKYVFLDPLAGAVTKTHTTLKTEKEDKPFDAPLSITKREQLERQTAENYFYVPDLGQVPEIDVPSYLPDLPGIADDLMYSADLGPGFAPSVPSSTSIPELPSFGTEHDESSGSDSHFRLEAPPPPPPPPPPPEPIHVSAPPPGSSPAGPPPPPPPPAPDSTGQAPPTGVVKGAPNEVVQPSDGRASLLESIRNAGGIGRAKLRNVKERKMEKKKQKEQEQVGAAVSGGDLMSDLFNKLAMRRKGISGKGPGAGDSSEAPAGTGGAFARMSDVIPPLPAPQQPAADEDDWEA